Proteins from one Kazachstania africana CBS 2517 chromosome 1, complete genome genomic window:
- the KAFR0A02990 gene encoding uncharacterized protein (ancestral locus Anc_8.869), which produces MGNDGGSINKHSNLKLSLGREDEKINDEDLSQFNTTSRWKYCRLSNKQLELPIVSDYKGNLYNKEAILEWLLSQKKNEYTHSQIEQLKHIRKLNDVVELHNLEEIKVGKEVASLKCSFGEDVFGSNSKTFIYLAKCGDVLPISTVKIQSNGNKCPACAKKFEPIDIIQLNPTSKLDLDKLEKRYKDLQINGFYHNGMQKKRKLKASTSETIASKKRRRTLLP; this is translated from the exons ATGGGT AATGACGGTGGTTCAATAAATAAGCATAGTAATCTGAAACTATCATTGGGTagagaagatgaaaaaattaatgatgaGGACTTGAGTCAATTTAATACTACATCAAGATGGAAATATTGTAGACTAAGTAATAAACAGTTGGAACTGCCAATTGTGAGCGATTATAAAGGTAACCTTTACAATAAGGAAGCGATATTAGAATGGCTTCTTTcacagaagaaaaatgaatatacACATTCACAGATTGAACAACTAAAACATATTAGGAAACTGAATGATGTTGTCGAATTACATAACttggaagaaataaaagtaGGGAAGGAAGTTGCTTCCTTGAAATGTAGTTTTGGAGAGGACGTTTTTGGTTCGAATTCAAAAACGTTCATATATCTTGCCAAGTGTGGCGATGTCTTACCAATTTCAACAGttaaaattcaatcaaatgGAAATAAATGTCCTGCTTGTgctaaaaaatttgaaccaATCGATATAATACAATTGAATCCAACTTCAAAACTAGATTTAGATAAACTAGAGAAGAGGTACAAGGATTTACAAATTAATGGTTTCTACCATAACGGTatgcaaaagaaaaggaagttGAAGGCCAGCACTTCTGAAACTATTGcttcaaagaaaaggagAAGGACGCTTCTTCCATAA
- the KAFR0A02950 gene encoding uncharacterized protein has translation MSLLKKIYGYGKGSREQTFETSPQRRIWSTASPLSAAYILCQRKFSLSLIYAVSLCDDSRRFSWRVNLDKEFFYSAVAALAGWLTGWLLGCSQAAIFVYFCIFCIGWSVERKNITFHIWRKRSSPPPPQIRRCKVSVKNFLLPLLIIAQVQNMIRRIHYSVSLTIMVEMDLELTEIWACFK, from the coding sequence ATGAGTTTACTCAAGAAGATTTATGGTTATGGTAAAGGAAGCAGAGAGCAAACGTTTGAAACGTCTCCGCAGCGGCGTATCTGGAGCACAGCATCTCCTTTGTCAGCAGCGTACATTTTGTGTCAAAGAAAGTTCTCTTTATCCCTTATATATGCCGTCAGCTTATGCGATGACAGCCGCCGCTTCTCTTGGCGGGTAAACTTGGATAAAGAGTTTTTCTATTCTGCCGTAGCAGCATTGGCTGGCTGGCTGACTGGCTGGCTGCTCGGCTGTTCTCAAGCTGCCATATTTGTCTATTTCTGCATATTTTGTATTGGATGGAGTGTAGAGCGAAAGAATATAACGTTTCATATATGGAGGAAGCGGTCAAGTCCCCCTCCCCCCCAGATACGTCGATGCAAGGTGTCAGTCAAGAATTTCTTATTGCCATTGCTTATAATTGCACAAGTTCAGAATATGATAAGGAGGATTCACTACAGTGTATCACTCACCATTATGGTAGAAATGGATTTAGAACTGACGGAGATATGGGCGTGTTTCAAGTAA
- the VPS9 gene encoding guanine nucleotide exchange factor VPS9 (similar to Saccharomyces cerevisiae VPS9 (YML097C); ancestral locus Anc_8.876) translates to MVDTKDILKEFDPLTQEDNERKDDLGEVQRDSETVSTENSNERSSSNSRNERTYEDDQFFDFRLFAKQFRNPQADPLVKYTKSFLHNFATQRAVWTPEEQVKLINDFRLFIFGKLKVYEPFKSLDKAGLHNAEEGIEKLIMGKLYTRCFSPTLIENVNEDTVDKYHLKDIEDDELLIAKVKEYRFIELSNLDIPNKLYTRLDKFVELAGKELNKVNGFKAPRDKMVCILNSCRVIFGLLKHHRLDKEGADSFIPLLIFIILKGDIANLVSNIRYIERFRYEKFLRGEESYYLSSYQAAYNFILSMDETSLTVADNNEFDRKYKENQKLLMEEKEQKDRENAQLKQSSKEAVSSGATSKNSLDEVTNSMISMFNDLFTSSQQKPEEMGDQNKRNKKDEDVTQLINRMEEQEHKDTVDTLCSMFPDFDREIIEDVCVAKKYRIGVCVDTLLSLYN, encoded by the coding sequence ATGGTTGATACAAAGGATATTTTGAAGGAGTTTGATCCATTGACTCAGGAGGATAATGAAAGGAAAGATGATCTGGGAGAAGTTCAGCGAGATTCTGAAACTGTATCTACTGAGAATTCCAACGAGAGAAGTTCCAGTAATTCTAGAAATGAACGAACGTACGAAGatgatcaattttttgatttcagaTTATTTGCTAAGCAATTTAGAAATCCTCAGGCAGATCCATTAGTTAAGTAtacaaaatcatttttgCATAACTTTGCTACACAAAGGGCAGTTTGGACACCTGAGGAGCAAGTTAAACTGATCAATGATTTCAGGCTGTTTATTTTTGGTAAATTAAAAGTCTATGAACCATTTAAATCTCTAGATAAGGCCGGATTGCATAATGCAGAAGAAGGTATTGAGAAATTGATCATGGGTAAGCTATATACGAGGTGTTTCTCCCCAACTTTGATAGAAAATGTCAATGAAGATACTGTTGACaaatatcatttaaaggatattgaagatgatgagtTACTAATAGCCAAAGTCAAGGAGTATAGGTTTATTGAACTATCAAACTTAGATATCCCTAATAAACTTTATACAAGATTGGACAAATTTGTTGAACTTGCAGggaaagaattgaataaagtAAATGGGTTTAAAGCTCCTCGTGATAAAATGGTATGCATTTTAAATTCATGTAGAGTTATTTTTGGTCTTTTGAAACACCATAGACTTGACAAAGAAGGTGCTGACAGTTTTATTccattattaatttttattattttaaaaGGTGATATTGCTAATTTGGTTTCAAATATAAGGTATATTGAGAGATTCAGGTACGAAAAATTCCTTAGAGGGGAAGAGTCCTATTACCTAAGCAGTTATCAAGCTGCCTACAACTTTATTTTATCTATGGATGAAACTTCACTGACAGTGGCAGacaataatgaatttgatagGAAATATAAAGAGAATCAAAAGCTTCTGatggaagaaaaagaacaaaaagaTCGTGAAAATGCACAACTGAAACAATCCTCCAAGGAAGCGGTGAGTAGTGGCGCAACGAGTAAGAATTCCCTCGATGAAGTGACAAATTCTATGATATCGATGTTTAATGATCTCTTTACATCATCTCAACAAAAGCCAGAAGAAATGGGCGaccaaaacaaaagaaacaagaagGATGAAGATGTTACCCAATTGATCAATCGTATGGAGGAGCAAGAACACAAAGACACCGTGGACACATTATGTTCCATGTTTCCCGATTTTGATCGTGAAATTATAGAAGATGTCTGTGTTGCCAAAAAATACAGAATCGGTGTATGTGTGGATACCTTACTGTCATTATATAATTAG
- the ERO1 gene encoding ER oxidoreductin (similar to Saccharomyces cerevisiae ERO1 (YML130C); ancestral locus Anc_8.877): MKLQSLITLLGVTASTVLAQDANGTSPSIQGIADSTPFCKMDKDEKLGPGCDVTIQEINEINKKIRKDVLGLVNTDFFKYFKFDPYKQCTFWENNDGLCFSRSCAIDVVEDWDKLPEYWQPEVLGGVENDQNIVAEDNEANFLNQLCEGTNGINELQKDRDLNYFDINDFTSKDAVLVDLSKNPERFTGYGGQQAGQIWTSIYGENCFSTENEEERCLAKDAFYRIVSGLHASIGTHLSNDHLDTETGEWGPDLDLFMARVGNFPERVSNIYFNYAIVAKALWKINPYMKELNFCSSYNNDVKSKFVNIVSRLESKIFDEDLMFKDDVTSTLKDDFRNRFKNVTKIMDCVHCDRCKLWGKVQTTGYATSLKILFDLDEADEETKQKVVDGLTKYELIALLNTFDRLSKSIESINNFEKMYNDRFDSENNKLESFFNKNNFFKLLQKATESIRNTINSSINGTNNVVVSEEKENDDLIENDATNFNDLKMPKKKKLNNSRNSNEDVWSNAWNAELHNVAEALRFIWRSYLDLPKNLWNLILSNSIKLWNAFVGVSNYIKEDEDANMYKLNI, translated from the coding sequence ATGAAGTTACAAAGTCTCATAACTTTACTTGGGGTGACAGCATCGACAGTTTTGGCGCAAGACGCCAACGGTACATCTCCCAGCATACAGGGAATAGCTGATTCCACTccattttgtaaaatggACAAAGATGAGAAGCTAGGCCCTGGATGTGATGTAACTATACAGGAgattaatgaaataaacaagaaaataaggaAGGATGTACTGGGTTTAGTAAATACTGACTTTTTCAAGTATTTCAAGTTTGACCCTTACAAGCAATGCACTTTTTGGGAAAATAATGACGGTTTGTGTTTCAGCAGAAGCTGTGCTATTGACGTTGTCGAAGATTGGGATAAACTACCGGAGTACTGGCAACCAGAAGTCCTAGGAGGTGTCGAAAACgatcaaaatattgtaGCTGAAGATAACGAAGCTAATTTCTTAAACCAATTATGTGAGGGTACTAATGGTATCAATGAACTACAAAAAGACAGAGATCtcaattattttgatattaacGATTTTACGAGCAAAGATGCCGTCCTGGTAGATCTATCCAAGAACCCTGAGAGATTTACTGGCTATGGTGGTCAACAAGCAGGTCAAATATGGACGAGTATATATGGTGAAAATTGTTTCTCTAccgaaaatgaagaagagagaTGCTTGGCTAAAGACGCTTTTTACAGAATCGTTTCTGGGTTACACGCTTCTATTGGTACGcatttatcaaatgatCATTTGGATACAGAAACTGGCGAGTGGGGACCTGATTTAGATCTATTTATGGCCAGAGTTGGTAATTTCCCTGAAAGAGTTTCCAACATCTATTTTAATTATGCCATAGTTGCTAAGGCCCTATGGAAAATCAATCCATAcatgaaagaattaaatttCTGTAGTAGCTATAATAATGACGTTAAGTCCAAATTTGTTAACATTGTTTCAAGATTAGAAAGCAAgatatttgatgaagatcTTATGTTCAAAGATGATGTTACTTCCACTTTAAAGGACGACTTCAGAAACCGTTTCAAGAACGTTACCAAGATTATGGATTGTGTTCATTGTGATAGATGTAAGCTATGGGGAAAAGTACAAACCACTGGTTACGCAACAAGTTTGAAGATCTTATTTGACTTGGATGAAGCCGATGAAGAAACCAAGCAAAAAGTCGTTGATGGTCTAACAAAATACGAATTGATTGCTTTATTAAACACCTTTGATAGATTATCCAAATCTATTGAATCtatcaacaattttgaaaagatgtATAATGACCGTTTTGACAGtgaaaataacaaattagaatcattcttcaataagaacaatttcttcaaattgcTACAGAAGGCAACAGAATCTATTCGTAATACTATTAATAGTAGCATTAACGGCACCAATAATGTTGTGGTGtcagaagaaaaggaaaatgatgatttaattgaaaatgatgctACTAActtcaatgatttgaaaatgccaaagaaaaagaagttaAATAACTCCCGTAACAGTAATGAAGATGTTTGGAGCAATGCTTGGAATGCCGAATTGCACAACGTCGCCGAAGCTTTAAGATTTATTTGGAGGAGCTACTTAGATCTACCAAAAAATCTATGGAACCTCATTTTGTCCAACTCTATAAAGTTATGGAATGCATTTGTCGGTGTCTCTAATTAtattaaagaagatgaagatgcGAACATGTACAAATTGAACATATAA
- the RAD10 gene encoding DNA repair protein RAD10 (similar to Saccharomyces cerevisiae RAD10 (YML095C); ancestral locus Anc_8.874) — protein MNNTDPTSFQSILAGVKRLREQKSGTPDVSQSQQDGNDDIKGNQQRTAAPSPSPRKVINTFNQQRSDLTHLETKQGSVSRPVQGPTTGKSVLVNTTQKENPLLNSLKNTNWRYISSTGGKKIYYDYFIRNRSILFLTLSYHKLYPDYITRRMASLSKNDDNILIFVVDTTNSEETLNELTKQCMFSGFTLLVVFNFEQAAKYIEYLNS, from the coding sequence ATGAACAATACTGATCCAACATCTTTTCAAAGTATTCTTGCAGGTGTTAAAAGGTTAAGAGAACAGAAAAGTGGTACGCCAGACGTTAGCCAATCCCAGCAAGATGGGAATGATGATATAAAAGGTAACCAACAACGAACTGCCGCTCCTAGTCCATCACCACGAAAAGTAATAAATACTTTCAATCAACAGAGGTCTGATCTGACACATCTTGAAACTAAACAAGGTTCTGTCAGCAGGCCAGTACAAGGTCCAACAACAGGTAAATCAGTTTTAGTGAACACAACACAAAAAGAGAATCCATTACTAAATAGTTTGAAGAATACTAATTGGAGGTATATATCGTCTACAGGCggtaagaaaatatattatgattatttTATCAGGAATAGATCGATACTTTTTTTAACGCTATCGTACCACAAATTGTACCCAGACTATATTACGAGAAGAATGGCCTCACTCtctaaaaatgatgataatatattgattttcGTTGTTGATACTACTAATTCGGAAGAAACACTAAATGAACTTACGAAACAATGCATGTTCAGTGGATTTACTTTACTTGTTGTCTTCAATTTCGAACAGGCTGCCAAgtatattgaatatttgaattcttgA
- the KAFR0A03040 gene encoding uncharacterized protein (similar to Saccharomyces cerevisiae YMR315W; ancestral locus Anc_3.0), with protein MSPVLNVAVVGTGIFAKDGHLPVYSAHPDKFNVVAAFNRTKSKALDFAKAAGVPEEKVYDTIEEVMNDKNVTYIDGLLPVQLNPTLVKKAIEAGKPILLEKPIAANMAQAREVVELAEKTDLPIAIAENWSYLECIDVAKKHIQRIGPVVAFTHNSTGPFVKNNKYLATTWRQNPEHIGGFLSDGGVHQLALVTALVGDIDTVSAHTAQVRKESGDCDIVFSTVTVKDSGIIGTFTYGSAFGATEKSVYLKIYGKNGNVTVDLSDKTAPVVKVRVGDCAENAQDEEIYPIDQDSSFGVQAEFLNFHEAVAKNDKSLLVSTPRVAFHHLACVAAFLESSDKKGDNVKVERL; from the coding sequence ATGTCCCCAGTTCTAAACGTTGCCGTTGTAGGTACAGGTATCTTCGCCAAGGATGGTCATTTACCCGTGTATTCTGCTCATCCAGATAAATTTAACGTCGTTGCTGCTTTTAACAGAACTAAGAGTAAGGCTTTAGACTTTGCTAAGGCTGCTGGTGTACCTGAGGAGAAAGTGTACGATACAATTGAGGAAGTTATGAATGATAAGAATGTCACTTACATTGATGGTTTACTACCTGTTCAATTGAATCCAACCCTTGTTAAAAAGGCAATTGAAGCTGGAAAGCCAATACTTTTAGAAAAACCAATTGCCGCTAACATGGCTCAAGCTAGAGAAGTTGTTGAATTAGCCGAAAAGACAGATTTGCCTATTGCTATCGCTGAAAACTGGTCCTATTTAGAATGTATCGATGTTGCTAAAAAGCATATACAAAGAATAGGCCCTGTTGTTGCTTTTACACACAATTCAACTGGTCCTTTTGTGAAAAATAACAAGTACTTGGCGACAACCTGGAGACAAAATCCTGAACATATTGGTGGATTTTTATCCGATGGTGGTGTTCATCAATTAGCCCTTGTGACCGCCTTAGTCGGTGACATAGACACTGTTTCTGCTCACACTGCACAAGTTCGTAAGGAATCCGGAGATTGTGATATCGTCTTTTCTACTGTCACTGTTAAAGACAGTGGTATCATCGGTACTTTCACTTATGGTTCAGCTTTCGGTGCCACCGAAAAATCTGTCTATTTGAAAATCTATGGTAAAAACGGTAATGTAACTGTGGATTTATCTGATAAGACTGCCCCTGTAGTTAAAGTGAGAGTAGGAGACTGTGCTGAAAACGCACAAGATGAAGAGATTTACCCAATCGACCAAGATTCTTCATTTGGTGTTCAAGCTGAATTCTTGAACTTCCATGAAGCTGTCGCTAAGAACGATAAATCTTTGTTAGTTAGCACTCCAAGGGTGGCATTCCATCACTTAGCGTGTGTCGCAGCCTTTTTAGAATCTTCTGATAAGAAGGGTGATAACGTTAAAGTGGAAAGACTTTAA
- the MSC1 gene encoding double-strand break repair enhancer MSC1 (similar to Saccharomyces cerevisiae MSC1 (YML128C); ancestral locus Anc_8.867), whose amino-acid sequence MRLSSLVLWTTLSAFVVANQQQGVFNFDKWTQDDLKEYINDHTQDLNKITSKSLKELKNDASELWSKHAQPKPWWQFWKDDKYAFPWTTRANSGSISDWFFDTWSTDSLRNFLKEHGMQSTAEDTRDIMIDKIKANFHKISKEMKSSGLYPSNSYFNTWTNNDLINWLNKYKVKFDHKAVKSRNDLVRTVKNNMNYVSNYVDEQRLNLLNDLDFANKDFKIKANEVSNDVFDTWSTRDLEKWLSSHEVEMEDKMINSRDYLMEQANKNKALLKDDIKWYLHAMKKKASTPVIGGNRDSPKNFLNSLWQKTASLMNRTKSKTDQVINDTFLIGIENWSKNKLKEFLDMRDVKYPYFATKRELIDLAKNYRNKPLDEFKRSSMESLNELRGWASEKKEEVKDTKAYDKVSGKMQDLNEEAANLKEGFNEKVNAAFQKWSEADLKDYLKGYGINVDEAAQSKDDLIKKAKENTQWFFGYYEEPTHRKLLRKAKNFARHIYFSVFGY is encoded by the coding sequence ATGAGATTATCTAGTTTAGTACTGTGGACAACATTAAGTGCATTTGTCGTGGCAAATCAACAACAAGGTGTCTTTAACTTCGACAAGTGGACTCAGGATGACCTTAAGGAGTATATCAATGATCATACTCAGGACTTAAACAAGATCACCTCAAAGTCACTAAAGGAATTGAAGAATGACGCTTCTGAATTGTGGAGTAAGCATGCTCAACCAAAACCATGGTGGCAATTCTGGAAAGATGACAAGTATGCTTTCCCTTGGACCACCAGGGCAAACAGTGGAAGTATCTCTGACTGGTTTTTTGACACTTGGTCAACAGATAGCTTACGCAATTTCTTAAAGGAACATGGCATGCAAAGTACCGCAGAAGATACAAGAGATATAATGATTGACAAAATTAAAGCTAACTTTCATAAGATCTCTAAAGAAATGAAGAGCTCTGGTCTATATCCTTCCAATTCATACTTCAACACATGGACTAACAACGATTTGATCAATTGgttaaataaatataaggTCAAGTTTGACCACAAGGCCGTTAAATCGAGAAATGACCTAGTAAGAACGGTTAAAAACAACATGAATTATGTGTCAAATTACGTAGATGAACAAAGattgaatcttttgaatgatttagACTTCGCCAATAAAGATTTCAAGATCAAAGCTAATGAAGTTAGTAATGACGTCTTTGACACTTGGTCTACCAgagatttggaaaaatggCTCTCAAGTCATGAAGTAGAAATGGAAGATAAAATGATTAATTCTCGTGATTATTTAATGGAACAAGCGAACAAGAATAAAGCATTGTTGAAGGATGACATAAAGTGGTACCTACAtgcaatgaaaaagaaggcTTCCACTCCAGTAATCGGTGGTAACAGAGATTCACCAAAgaactttttgaattctCTATGGCAAAAAACGGCAAGCCTCATGAACAGGACAAAATCAAAGACAGACCAAGTGATTAATGACACTTTCTTAATTGGCATTGAAAACTGGTCTAAGAACAAATTAAAGGAATTTTTAGATATGCGTGACGTGAAATATCCATATTTTGCAACCAAAAGagaattgattgatttgGCTAAGAATTACAGAAACAAGCCGTTGGATGAGTTTAAGAGAAGTTCCATGGAGTCCTTAAATGAATTGAGAGGTTGGGCAAGTGAGAAGAAGGAAGAGGTGAAAGACACCAAGGCCTACGATAAAGTGAGTGGAAAAATGCAGGATCTCAATGAAGAAGCAGCAAACTTAAAGGAAGGTTTTAATGAGAAGGTTAATGCTGCCTTCCAAAAATGGTCCGAAGCTGACTTAAAGGACTATTTGAAGGGCTACGGAATCAATGTTGACGAAGCTGCACAATCTAAGGATGATTTGATCAAGAAGGCAAAGGAAAACACTCAATGGTTTTTCGGCTATTATGAAGAACCAACTCACAGGAAATTGTTACGTAAagccaaaaattttgctaGACACATTTACTTCTCTGTATTTGGCTACTAG
- the COX14 gene encoding Cox14p (similar to Saccharomyces cerevisiae COX14 (YML129C); ancestral locus Anc_8.868), with protein sequence MARYAWYTRISDSLHRLTVMTLVGGTLYMTGGLVYTLYMNGKRYEKQITSAQNSK encoded by the coding sequence ATGGCTAGATATGCTTGGTATACGAGAATATCTGATAGTTTACATCGTTTAACTGTCATGACTCTAGTGGGAGGTACGCTGTATATGACAGGGGGGTTGGTTTATACTCTTTATATGAATGGTAAACGTTACGAAAAACAAATTACATCAGCACAGAATAGTAAATAG
- the RSC9 gene encoding Rsc9p (similar to Saccharomyces cerevisiae RSC9 (YML127W); ancestral locus Anc_8.866), with protein sequence MSNISVTNSPIPVNNSTPNLTPTPGTLNENDTHNSFQSVIPIPINVTRLQSNGIITGLAANPKSLQYSLSNLNIFQTLPKETSRGVDDLTRMKMAILSGLTEEIKWSLKKYLAYSNKAPYMINLKNLPELLDIFKKFILDLKPIIENLNNPIINNSSIMDDLQNGLNCLLILRNLAQDTDSIQILVKDNEIKDFLLFVLTKYELNHKPHSKWQIYESNRLYVNELIHYTIDLMEAISTYIAPAKKDDPYFQKLVSILNFTKDRYMVISLLRSLSRLLVRSKADEESAADNLDDKTLQKVVSFILIETDADLITASLDFLYQYILPGNQRINKLLDDHERFSILSTMIPKLLSYNVKLPNYSELAGKQIKLVKRIKAPPPVKVPELSDPLFQELLQLNEPMRSTAWLRCCFDPIKDAEFTQIQLWRSYESKFSKAVHDSGRKLLPAVEFIKNVSNAFHNASAMVITDPVSGKKRFVIRGIQPRKSPLSIEDGEIAAKNPLTKQQNNLNSKFIDEQNKMIKPVKQETLPKLVFPTELSEVSKTTATFLCLISNNSKGKGHDLCKQIKPVVLHKLADIPPLSSALSEYMDNIPSI encoded by the coding sequence ATGAGTAATATATCTGTTACAAACTCACCTATACCTGTTAATAACTCTACTCCCAATTTGACTCCTACGCCGGGGACTctgaatgaaaatgatactCACAACTCGTTCCAATCAGTTATACCAATTCCTATCAATGTAACTAGATTACAATCTAATGGTATAATAACAGGATTAGCTGCAAACCCAAAGTCCCTACAATACTCCCTCTCtaatttgaatatcttTCAGACGCTTCCAAAGGAAACTTCTCGTGGCGTCGACGATTTAACTAGAATGAAAATGGCAATACTTAGTGGATTaacagaagaaattaagtggtcattaaagaaatatcTAGCTTATAGCAATAAAGCACCATACATGATcaatttaaagaatttgCCTGAATTGCTAGAcatcttcaaaaagttcattCTCGATTTGAAGCCAATTATCGAAAACCTTAATAATCCTATAATTAATAATAGTTCCATAATGGATGATCTTCAAAATGGACTTAACTGTCTATTAATCTTGAGAAATTTAGCTCAAGATACGGattcaattcaaattctcgttaaagataatgaaatcaaagattttcttttatttgtaTTGACAAAATACGAATTAAATCATAAACCACATTCTAAATGGCAAATTTATGAATCAAATCGCCTCTACGTTAATGAATTAATCCATTATACTATAGATTTGATGGAAGCAATTTCAACTTATATCGCCCCAGCCAAAAAGGATGAtccatattttcaaaagttagTCTccattttaaattttacaaaagataGATATATGGTCATTTCACTCTTAAGATCTCTTTCAAGACTTCTTGTGAGATCAAAAGCCGATGAAGAAAGTGCGGCAGACAACTTAGATGATAAAACTTTACAAAAAGTTGTTTCCTTCATTTTAATCGAAACGGATGCAGATTTGATCACAGCATCATTAGATTTCCTCTACCAGTATATCTTACCAGGTAAtcaaagaataaataaacTTCTTGATGATCATGAaagattttcaattttgtcaacaatgattccaaaattattatcataCAATGTTAAACTACCAAACTATTCTGAACTGGCTGGTAAACAAATTAAATTAGTTAAGAGAATTAAAGCTCCACCGCCAGTCAAAGTACCAGAACTATCAGACCCTCTTTTCCAAGAATTATTACAATTGAATGAACCAATGAGATCGACAGCATGGTTGAGATGTTGTTTTGATCCCATAAAAGATGCAGAATTTACTCAAATTCAACTATGGAGATCTTATGAGTCAAAGTTCTCTAAGGCAGTACATGATTCTGGTAGAAAATTATTACCTGCTGTCgaattcatcaaaaatgtttcaaatGCTTTCCATAACGCTTCAGCTATGGTCATCACAGATCCCGTATctggaaagaaaagatttgtAATTAGAGGTATTCAACCAAGAAAATCGCCATTATCTATTGAAGACGGTGAAATTGCTGCAAAAAACCCATTAacaaaacaacaaaataacttgaattccaaatttattgatgaacAGAATAAAATGATTAAACCTGTCAAACAAGAAACTCTACCGAAATTAGTTTTCCCTACTGAACTAAGCGAAGTGTCAAAGACAACAGCtacttttctttgtctAATCTCAAATAACTCTAAGGGAAAAGGGCACGATCTGTGTAAACAAATCAAGCCAGTCGTATTGCATAAATTAGCTGATATTCCACCCTTAAGTTCGGCACTTTCTGAATATATGGATAATATACCAAGTATATAA
- the TAF13 gene encoding Taf13p (similar to Saccharomyces cerevisiae TAF13 (YML098W); ancestral locus Anc_8.878) — MSRRLKRTNLFSKDISSLLYAYGDVPQPLTETVQCIDELVSQYLVDICATASQTSQNSSRNKIKLEDFRFAIRKDPIKLARAEELIATNKVIIEAKKQFNETDNQSLKRYRGQDNEFEDDDEDNDIEGAANEEENASVRPKRKDAAKTGGKVKATAAKTSKNNKDDAE, encoded by the coding sequence ATGTCTAGACGGTTAAAGAGAACGAATCTCTTCAGTAAGGATATAAGTTCATTACTATACGCTTATGGTGATGTTCCTCAACCACTAACTGAAACAGTACAATGTATAGACGAGTTGGTTTCGCAGTATCTAGTTGATATATGCGCTACAGCTTCACAAACTTCTCAAAATTCGAGTAGGAATAAGAttaaattagaagatttcAGATTTGCCATACGAAAGGACCCAATCAAATTAGCAAGGGCAGAAGAACTGATTGCCACGAATAAAGTCATTATAGAAGCTAAAAAGCAGTTTAATGAAACAGACAACCAGTCTTTGAAGAGGTACAGAGGACAGGATAacgaatttgaagatgatgatgaagataatgatattgaaggAGCTGCcaatgaggaagaaaacGCTAGTGTAAGGCCTAAAAGAAAGGATGCGGCAAAAACTGGAGGGAAGGTCAAGGCAACTGCTGCGAAGACTTCGAAGAACAATAAAGACGATGCAGAGTAA